A segment of the Phoenix dactylifera cultivar Barhee BC4 chromosome 15, palm_55x_up_171113_PBpolish2nd_filt_p, whole genome shotgun sequence genome:
AAGGTGATCAAGTTGCGGACTGGTTAGCGAGATGTACTTTCGAAGTTGCATCAGATTCATCCTGAGCTTAATAAAATTATTTACTCTGATGTATTAGGTTGCCAAACAGTAAGGAGGAGTGAGCTCTCCCTTTTCCTACCCAATGTATAgccaacataaaatattttaagcaTAGAATATGTTGATATGATTTGCCCCGATGCCAATTGGAGTAGGTGAGAGGAACTCTCTCAGCATGGTAGAGGTCCTACTTCCAGTTTTGTTGGCAGGTACGGTCAGAATACTCTgccaaaagaaaacaagaaagaaaaagaaagaaacatttGCCTATTTTTGTTTCCTCTGCAAAATAATGGTAGGAGCCACTATTCTGAATCTAAGAAGCTCTCCCCAGTGCCACTGGTGGGTAAAGTGGTGCCCACTGGCTGAGCAAAGGCCAGTTGGCAGCCAGAACAAGCTTGTGAGTAGGGTCCAGGTTCCCCTGGAACCACCTTAGCATGTTGACCTCAGGCGTACCAAACgcaaaatttattcaaatgcCATGTGTCATCTCCCTGCTCCCCACCTTCAACCACTGTATATAAATAAAGATACAGTATATACCAACTATAATGGAGGACCAAGCTTTACAAGGATCTGCTTTGGTTTGGGGCAGCATACACAAACACATCGACAATAGCAAACAAATAGCAGAGCAGCAACTGATGGCAGCTCGACTCTCAGGCGCTGCGGTCCTCGAAGGGAAAATTCTCACCCAAAGTGCCTCAAATGCCTCCCAAGGGAAATGGCATTGCTCGCTCCCAGCTTTTTACTGCCTAACTATCTGTTTAGATCGAGCCCTCGCGGGACCCCAAAACTACTGGTTTCCTGCTTCCCACTTGTGGGCTGTTCGACGCTGGCTTCCCCATAGATGATGCTACTGCAGCTTCCCTTCTCCTTACCGAGCATGTCGTTCGCTCGAGTCTCCACCGCTTTCGTGCCATTAGGATTGATCTCGTCGGACCCTTCGCTCCAGTTGTCGAGAGAGGAGCTGTGCTCCAGTCTACGTTGCTTTCGAACCTTTGCGTCCTGTCTCTCTAAAGATGAAGTTAAGCAGCTGTCCGTGGAGCAGTCAGCATGTTCAGCTCGTTTGGGAATCAAGCTACCTTGCGAGAAGGAAGAACTCAAGCACTCCGTCTCCACCGCAGAGACCAGCTCCGAGAGTTcggccttggcggcctccacTCCCAATGAATTCGAAGTATAACCAGCGAGTGTTTCCTGGGCCTTTCTCAGAACCGACCGCAGGTACTTTCCTTGCGCTTCGATACGGAGCTGCAAGTGTCTCTGCACCTGGAAGGAACCGTTCGACATGCCTCCATTAGAAAAAACTTCGGTTTAATGAGAGTATCATCTGAGCTCACCTCAATTTGTTCCTGCAACTTCCTCTGCACCTCGATTTGCATCTGCACCATGGTCCTGAAAGGAGAGAATTTTTGTTGCATAAGCAGCCGCCAGTACTGCGAGCATATATCGAGAAAAGAAACCAGTTGTGATGTCATTCATCATACTCGTCGAACTGAGCTGGAGTTTTCTCCTGATCGATATGGGCAGCTTCGTTCTCCATGGTCGTGGTACTAGTTGCCTTGCAATCTGCTGCAGAAGACCATTTGTAGTGCAGCAAGAAAATCTGTGAGATCAAACACTACAAAAACATAACATCTCACCTTTCTTTTTATTGTCACCTGGTGTGTTTGTATCTCGATTCTTTGCTAGCCTATATTTCTGCAAATATAGGACTGGATTTAGTATCCAAACTTCGGAAAGTTTCTCCTTTTAACAAGATTTTAAAGGTCTTAACACTTGTTAGGGAGAGAGGATGCCTGAAGATGACTCTTCAGATGGTAAAGAGTAAGCCCGGGAACTCCCATTGCTCGCATCAATGATTTTGGTGTTGCTTCTGTAATTGGATGAGAGAAAGCAGAACTTCAGCACGAGAACAAATTAACGATTCTAATGCAACAAGAAAGAGACTGCTAATTACTGTCCGCTCCGCCAAGCTGAGAGACTGCATCAACGAAGCGCCGGTGAAGCTGCTGTGTCCATTTAAGCCGTGGCTTCGCATCAACAGAGAGGACCAATCCTCGATCGTCGCCATGGTTGGGCATTTCCTGCGAACCCATCAAGAACTGAAGGCATGAGAACCTGAACAAGGTATTTAACACCCTTGGAGTCAGGTATGGGACCTGGGTCGTTACCTATCTATTGCAGGAGATGCTTTCCTGCTGTCTCTGTGCTTCACTCAGCCTTATGAATACATGAGTGGGCCTTGTGGAAGAATATATGCATGAGCTGTGGTTCATCTTTTCTCCACTCCATGtcatctttctttcattttttttttctctttgttttttcCACCTCTTTGACTTGAAAGGGAGAGAATCTTTAGTGCAGTAAACAGAAAAAAGTGAAATGGCTCAACTATGGGTCtcaaaagaatagaaaaaagaaaagagcagGTAATGTTGTTTTGCTGTTTTCCTACatctctcttctcttttctgGATTCTCTCCCACACTAGAAAGCCCCCACCATATTGAATAATGAGGCTACAACTTTCACCCACAGCATGTAGCTTTAACCGGCAAATATAATTGACAGATCTTTATCATGTGTTTCAATCCTAAATACCTCAGAAAAATTTAACTGATTGTCCAGAAGGAAATTTCTCATTTCAGAAGGcaacaatatatttttttgatagaaGTGGAAGTTGTATTTGGCTCTTCTGCTGATAGGAAAACCAAAGAATCTAATCTAGATCTCAGAACCGATGGTATTTAGTGCATGCAGAAAAAGctcaatataaataaaatactcCAAAGGGCAATAATGATAACAAGATTACAAAAGAAGCAAGATGACATCCTCATTGGAATCAATCTTTTTAAGCCAGGCCTGTTTGGAAAGCAGTTCAAATGCAGCACACTCACTGTATCCAGATGGTGACTTCACATGCTTTATATTATAATTCCTGGAAGCAATTAGTGGTAGTACCCAGATTTACAATCCAAGAAAAGCAGGACCTCTTATTGGCACAAATTCTCATATCTGTCTGGCAGTAAGAATGGATACCTGGAATACTTCAGTGTGGGAGCCAAATCCATGCTGTACGCTTCAGACTCTGGAATACAGAAACAAAACCCTTACAGATATT
Coding sequences within it:
- the LOC103716390 gene encoding myb-related protein 2-like isoform X4, translating into MPNHGDDRGLVLSVDAKPRLKWTQQLHRRFVDAVSQLGGADKATPKSLMRAMGVPGLTLYHLKSHLQKYRLAKNRDTNTPGDNKKKADCKATSTTTMENEAAHIDQEKTPAQFDETMVQMQIEVQRKLQEQIEVQRHLQLRIEAQGKYLRSVLRKAQETLAGYTSNSLGVEAAKAELSELVSAVETECLSSSFSQGSLIPKRAEHADCSTDSCLTSSLERQDAKVRKQRRLEHSSSLDNWSEGSDEINPNGTKAVETRANDMLGKEKGSCSSIIYGEASVEQPTSGKQETSSFGVPRGLDLNR
- the LOC103716390 gene encoding myb-related protein 2-like isoform X7, encoding MGSQEMPNHGDDRGLVLSVDAKPRLKWTQQLHRRFVDAVSQLGGADKATPKSLMRAMGVPGLTLYHLKSHLQKYRLAKNRDTNTPDCKATSTTTMENEAAHIDQEKTPAQFDETMVQMQIEVQRKLQEQIEVQRHLQLRIEAQGKYLRSVLRKAQETLAGYTSNSLGVEAAKAELSELVSAVETECLSSSFSQGSLIPKRAEHADCSTDSCLTSSLERQDAKVRKQRRLEHSSSLDNWSEGSDEINPNGTKAVETRANDMLGKEKGSCSSIIYGEASVEQPTSGKQETSSFGVPRGLDLNR
- the LOC103716390 gene encoding myb-related protein 1-like isoform X8, which gives rise to MGSQEMPNHGDDRGLVLSVDAKPRLKWTQQLHRRFVDAVSQLGGADKATPKSLMRAMGVPGLTLYHLKSHLQKYRLAKNRDTNTPGDNKKKADCKATSTTTMENEAAHIDQEKTPAQFDETMVQMQIEVQRKLQEQIEVQRHLQLRIEAQGKYLRSVLRKAQETLAGYTSNSLGVEAAKAELSELVSAVETECLSSSFSQERQDAKVRKQRRLEHSSSLDNWSEGSDEINPNGTKAVETRANDMLGKEKGSCSSIIYGEASVEQPTSGKQETSSFGVPRGLDLNR
- the LOC103716390 gene encoding myb-related protein 2-like isoform X3 encodes the protein MGSQEMPNHGDDRGLVLSVDAKPRLKWTQQLHRRFVDAVSQLGGADKATPKSLMRAMGVPGLTLYHLKSHLQKYRLAKNRDTNTPGDNKKKADCKATSTTTMENEAAHIDQEKTPAQFDETMVQMQIEVQRKLQEQIERHLQLRIEAQGKYLRSVLRKAQETLAGYTSNSLGVEAAKAELSELVSAVETECLSSSFSQGSLIPKRAEHADCSTDSCLTSSLERQDAKVRKQRRLEHSSSLDNWSEGSDEINPNGTKAVETRANDMLGKEKGSCSSIIYGEASVEQPTSGKQETSSFGVPRGLDLNR
- the LOC103716390 gene encoding myb-related protein 2-like isoform X9, which produces MGSQEMPNHGDDRGLVLSVDAKPRLKWTQQLHRRFVDAVSQLGGADKATPKSLMRAMGVPGLTLYHLKSHLQKYRLAKNRDTNTPGDNKKKADCKATSTTTMENEAAHIDQEKTPAQFDETMVQMQIEVQRKLQEQIEVQRHLQLRIEAQGKYLRSVLRKAQETLAGYTSNSLGVEAAKAELSELVSAVETECLSSSFSQGRKGSKAT
- the LOC103716390 gene encoding myb-related protein 2-like isoform X5, which gives rise to MPNHGDDRGLVLSVDAKPRLKWTQQLHRRFVDAVSQLGGADKATPKSLMRAMGVPGLTLYHLKSHLQKYRLAKNRDTNTPGDNKKKDCKATSTTTMENEAAHIDQEKTPAQFDETMVQMQIEVQRKLQEQIEVQRHLQLRIEAQGKYLRSVLRKAQETLAGYTSNSLGVEAAKAELSELVSAVETECLSSSFSQGSLIPKRAEHADCSTDSCLTSSLERQDAKVRKQRRLEHSSSLDNWSEGSDEINPNGTKAVETRANDMLGKEKGSCSSIIYGEASVEQPTSGKQETSSFGVPRGLDLNR
- the LOC103716390 gene encoding myb-related protein 2-like isoform X2, whose protein sequence is MGSQEMPNHGDDRGLVLSVDAKPRLKWTQQLHRRFVDAVSQLGGADKATPKSLMRAMGVPGLTLYHLKSHLQKYRLAKNRDTNTPGDNKKKDCKATSTTTMENEAAHIDQEKTPAQFDETMVQMQIEVQRKLQEQIEVQRHLQLRIEAQGKYLRSVLRKAQETLAGYTSNSLGVEAAKAELSELVSAVETECLSSSFSQGSLIPKRAEHADCSTDSCLTSSLERQDAKVRKQRRLEHSSSLDNWSEGSDEINPNGTKAVETRANDMLGKEKGSCSSIIYGEASVEQPTSGKQETSSFGVPRGLDLNR
- the LOC103716390 gene encoding myb-related protein 2-like isoform X1 translates to MGSQEMPNHGDDRGLVLSVDAKPRLKWTQQLHRRFVDAVSQLGGADKATPKSLMRAMGVPGLTLYHLKSHLQKYRLAKNRDTNTPGDNKKKADCKATSTTTMENEAAHIDQEKTPAQFDETMVQMQIEVQRKLQEQIEVQRHLQLRIEAQGKYLRSVLRKAQETLAGYTSNSLGVEAAKAELSELVSAVETECLSSSFSQGSLIPKRAEHADCSTDSCLTSSLERQDAKVRKQRRLEHSSSLDNWSEGSDEINPNGTKAVETRANDMLGKEKGSCSSIIYGEASVEQPTSGKQETSSFGVPRGLDLNR
- the LOC103716390 gene encoding myb-related protein 2-like isoform X6, with amino-acid sequence MGSQEMPNHGDDRGLVLSVDAKPRLKWTQQLHRRFVDAVSQLGGADKATPKSLMRAMGVPGLTLYHLKSHLQKYRLAKNRDTNTPADCKATSTTTMENEAAHIDQEKTPAQFDETMVQMQIEVQRKLQEQIEVQRHLQLRIEAQGKYLRSVLRKAQETLAGYTSNSLGVEAAKAELSELVSAVETECLSSSFSQGSLIPKRAEHADCSTDSCLTSSLERQDAKVRKQRRLEHSSSLDNWSEGSDEINPNGTKAVETRANDMLGKEKGSCSSIIYGEASVEQPTSGKQETSSFGVPRGLDLNR